From Strigops habroptila isolate Jane chromosome 1, bStrHab1.2.pri, whole genome shotgun sequence, a single genomic window includes:
- the TSTA3 gene encoding GDP-L-fucose synthase isoform X1, giving the protein MEVMEPMSKRILVTGGTGLVGKAIEKVVADGEGRPDEEWIFVSSRDADLTSATETKALFEQHKPTHVIHLAAMVGGLFKNIRYNLDFWRRNIHINDNVLHSAYETGVQKVVSCLSTCIFPDKTTYPIDETMIHNGPPHSSNFGYSYAKRMIDIQNRGYFEQHGCHFTAVIPTNVFGPHDNFNIEDGHVLPGLIHKVYLAKQNGSALTVWGTGKPRRQFIYSLDLARLFLWVLREYDEVEPIILSGEPHSSPLNPFAGGWGHQLQSCPSPQWEKKRKSPSGRQQRRLWRPWTSGESFFLTPPRLMGSSRRLPATPSYGATCPASSSHPSGKP; this is encoded by the exons ATGGAGGTGATGGAGCCGATGTCCAAGCGCATCCTGGTAACGGGTGGCACCGGCTTGGTGGGGAAAGCCATTGAGAAGGTGGTGGCTGATGGAGAGGGGCGCCCGGATGAGGAGTGGATCTTCGTGTCCTCCAGAGACGCCGACTTGAC GAGCGCCACAGAGACCAAAGCCCTGTTTGAGCAGCACAAGCCCACCCATGTCATCCATCTGGCCGCAATGGTTGGGGGCCTCTTCAAAAACATCCGCTACAACCTGGATTTTTGG AGGAGAAACATCCATATCAACGACAACGTCCTGCATTCAGCATACGAGACCGGGGTGCAGAAGGTGGTCTCCTGCCTCTCCACCTGCATCTTCCCGGACAAGACGACGTATCCCATTGATGAGACCATG ATCCACAACGGGCCACCTCACAGCTCCAACTTTGGCTACTCCTATGCCAAGAGGATGATTGATATCCAGAACAG GGGCTACTTCGAGCAGCACGGCTGCCACTTCACTGCGGTCATCCCCACCAATGTCTTTGGACCGCACGACAACTTCAACATTGAGGATGGACACGTCTTGCCAGGGCTCATCCATAAGGTCTACTTGGCCAAAC AGAATGGCTCTGCTCTGACTGTCTGGGGCACGGGCAAGCCCAGGAGACAGTTCATCTACTCCTTG GACCTGGCCCGGCTCTTCCTTTGGGTCCTACGGGAATACGATGAGGTGGAACCCATCATCTTGTCAGGtgagccccacagctccccccTCAACCCCTTTGCAGGAGGATGGGGCCACCAGCTCCAATCATGCCCGTCTCCACAgtgggagaagaagaggaagtcTCCatcagggaggcagcagaggcGATTGTGGAGGCCATGGACTTCAGGGGAGAGCTTCTT TTTGACACCACCAAGGCTGATGGGCAGTTCAAGAAGACTGCCAGCAACGCCAAGCTACGGCGCTACCTGCCCGGCTTCCAGTTCACACCCTTCAGGCAAG CCGTGA
- the LOC115613936 gene encoding feather keratin 1-like produces the protein MACYDLCRPCGPTPLANSCNEPCVRQCEDSRVVIQPSTVLVTLPGPILTSFPQSTAVGSSSSAAVGNVLSSQGVPISSGGFGYGLGYGFGGLGCYGGGRGCNIC, from the coding sequence ATGGCCTGCTACGACCTCTGCCGCCCCTGCGGACCCACCccgctggccaacagctgcaacgagccctgtgtcaggcagtgcgAGGACTCCCGCGTCGTCATCCAGCCTTCCACCGTGCTGGTCACCCTGCCAGGACCCATCCTCACCTCCTTCCCCCAGAGCACCGCCGTCGGATCCTCCTCATCGGCTGCCGTGGGCAACGTCCTCAGCTCCCAGGGAGTGCCCATCTCCTCTGGGGGCTTCGGCTACGGCCTTGGATATGGCTTTGGAGGCCTGGGCTGCTATGGCGGCGGAAGGGGCTGCAACATCTGCTAA
- the LOC115613928 gene encoding feather keratin 1-like, whose protein sequence is MACYDLCRPCGPTPLANSCNEPCVRQCEDSRVVIQPSTVLVTLPGPILTSFPQSTAVGSSSSAAVGNILSSQGVPISSGGFGYGLGYGFGGLGCYGGGRGCYPC, encoded by the coding sequence ATGGCCTGCTACGACCTCTGCCGCCCCTGCGGACCCACCccgctggccaacagctgcaacgagccctgtgtcaggcagtgcgAGGACTCCCGCGTCGTCATCCAGCCTTCCACCGTGCTGGTCACCCTGCCAGGACCCATCCTCACCTCCTTCCCCCAGAGCACCGCCGTCGGATCCTCCTCATCGGCTGCCGTGGGCAACATCCTCAGCTCCCAGGGAGTGCCCATCTCCTCTGGCGGATTCGGCTACGGCCTTGGCTACGGCTTCGGAGGCCTGGGCTGCTACGGCGGCGGAAGGGGCTGCTACCCCTGCTAA
- the TSTA3 gene encoding GDP-L-fucose synthase isoform X2 — MEVMEPMSKRILVTGGTGLVGKAIEKVVADGEGRPDEEWIFVSSRDADLTSATETKALFEQHKPTHVIHLAAMVGGLFKNIRYNLDFWRRNIHINDNVLHSAYETGVQKVVSCLSTCIFPDKTTYPIDETMIHNGPPHSSNFGYSYAKRMIDIQNRGYFEQHGCHFTAVIPTNVFGPHDNFNIEDGHVLPGLIHKVYLAKQNGSALTVWGTGKPRRQFIYSLDLARLFLWVLREYDEVEPIILSVGEEEEVSIREAAEAIVEAMDFRGELLFDTTKADGQFKKTASNAKLRRYLPGFQFTPFRQAVKETCAWFSTNYANARK, encoded by the exons ATGGAGGTGATGGAGCCGATGTCCAAGCGCATCCTGGTAACGGGTGGCACCGGCTTGGTGGGGAAAGCCATTGAGAAGGTGGTGGCTGATGGAGAGGGGCGCCCGGATGAGGAGTGGATCTTCGTGTCCTCCAGAGACGCCGACTTGAC GAGCGCCACAGAGACCAAAGCCCTGTTTGAGCAGCACAAGCCCACCCATGTCATCCATCTGGCCGCAATGGTTGGGGGCCTCTTCAAAAACATCCGCTACAACCTGGATTTTTGG AGGAGAAACATCCATATCAACGACAACGTCCTGCATTCAGCATACGAGACCGGGGTGCAGAAGGTGGTCTCCTGCCTCTCCACCTGCATCTTCCCGGACAAGACGACGTATCCCATTGATGAGACCATG ATCCACAACGGGCCACCTCACAGCTCCAACTTTGGCTACTCCTATGCCAAGAGGATGATTGATATCCAGAACAG GGGCTACTTCGAGCAGCACGGCTGCCACTTCACTGCGGTCATCCCCACCAATGTCTTTGGACCGCACGACAACTTCAACATTGAGGATGGACACGTCTTGCCAGGGCTCATCCATAAGGTCTACTTGGCCAAAC AGAATGGCTCTGCTCTGACTGTCTGGGGCACGGGCAAGCCCAGGAGACAGTTCATCTACTCCTTG GACCTGGCCCGGCTCTTCCTTTGGGTCCTACGGGAATACGATGAGGTGGAACCCATCATCTTGTCAG tgggagaagaagaggaagtcTCCatcagggaggcagcagaggcGATTGTGGAGGCCATGGACTTCAGGGGAGAGCTTCTT TTTGACACCACCAAGGCTGATGGGCAGTTCAAGAAGACTGCCAGCAACGCCAAGCTACGGCGCTACCTGCCCGGCTTCCAGTTCACACCCTTCAGGCAAG CCGTGAAGGAGACCTGCGCCTGGTTCAGCACCAACTACGCTAACGCCAGGAAGTGA
- the LOC115613943 gene encoding feather keratin 1-like: protein MACYDLCRPCGPTPLANSCNEPCVRQCEDSRVVIQPPAVLVTLPGPILTSFPQSTAVGSSSSAAVGNVLSSQGVPISSGGFGYGLGYGFGGLGCYGGGRGCNIC, encoded by the coding sequence ATGGCCTGCTACGACCTCTGCCGCCCCTGCGGACCCACCccgctggccaacagctgcaacgagccctgtgtcaggcagtgcgAGGACTCCCGCGTCGTCATCCAGCCTCCCGCCGTGCTGGTCACCCTGCCAGGACCCATCCTCACCTCCTTCCCCCAGAGCACCGCCGTCGGATCCTCCTCATCAGCTGCCGTGGGCAACGTCCTCAGCTCCCAGGGAGTGCCCATCTCCTCTGGCGGATTTGGCTACGGCCTTGGCTACGGCTTTGGAGGCCTGGGCTGCTACGGCGGCGGAAGGGGCTGCAACATCTGCTAA
- the LOC115613949 gene encoding feather keratin 1-like produces MACYDLCRPCGPTPLANSCNEPCVRQCEDSRVVIQPSTVLVTLPGPILTSFPQSTAVGSSSSAAVGNVLSSQGVPISSGGFGYGLGYGFGGLGCYGSGRGCNIC; encoded by the coding sequence ATGGCCTGCTACGACCTCTGCCGCCCCTGCGGACCCACCccgctggccaacagctgcaacgagccctgtgtcaggcagtgcgAGGACTCCCGCGTCGTCATCCAGCCTTCCACCGTGCTGGTCACCCTGCCAGGACCCATCCTCACCTCCTTCCCCCAGAGCACCGCTGTCGGATCCTCCTCATCGGCTGCTGTGGGCAACGTCCTCAGCTCCCAGGGAGTGCCCATCTCCTCTGGCGGATTCGGCTATGGCCTTGGCTACGGCTTCGGAGGCCTGGGCTGCTACGGCAGCGGAAGGGGCTGCAACATCTGCTAA
- the LOC115613921 gene encoding feather keratin 1-like, producing the protein MACYDLCRPCGPTPLANSCNEPCVRQCEDSRVVIQPPAVLVTLPGPILTSFPQSTAVGSSSSAAVGNILSSQGVPISSGGFGYGLGYGLGYGFGGLGCYGGGRGCNIC; encoded by the coding sequence ATGGCCTGCTACGACCTCTGCCGCCCCTGCGGACCCACCccgctggccaacagctgcaacgagccctgtgtcaggcagtgcgAGGACTCCCGCGTCGTCATCCAGCCTCCCGCCGTGCTGGTCACCCTGCCAGGACCCATCCTCACCTCCTTCCCCCAGAGCACCGCCGTCGGATCCTCCTCATCGGCTGCCGTGGGCAACATCCTCAGCTCCCAGGGAGTGCCCATCTCCTCTGGCGGATTCGGCTACGGCCTTGGCTACGGCCTTGGCTACGGCTTCGGAGGCCTGGGCTGCTACGGCGGTGGAAGGGGCTGCAACATCTGCTAA